The Rhodoferax sediminis genome has a segment encoding these proteins:
- the trpD gene encoding anthranilate phosphoribosyltransferase, translating to MTQASKITPQEALQRTIEHREIFHDEMLHIMRLIMSGEMSPVMMAALVTGLRVKKETIGEITAAAQVMREFSTKVNVADRAHLVDIVGTGGDGSHTFNISTCSMFVAAAAGAKVSKHGGRSVSSKSGSADVLESLGLNINLTPEQIAQCIAQVGVGFMFAPNHHPAMKNVAPVRKELGVRTIFNILGPLTNPAGAPNILMGVFHPDLVGIQVRALQRLGAEHALVVYGKDGMDEVSLGAGTLVGELRNGEITEYEIHPEDFDLPMASNRALKVGAPEQSRAMLMNVLENNHGAARDIVILNAGVALYAANVADSMQAGVEQARNAIESGAAMATLQKLIAVSKSFAS from the coding sequence ATGACCCAGGCCAGCAAAATCACCCCGCAGGAGGCGCTGCAGCGCACCATCGAGCACCGCGAAATCTTCCACGACGAGATGCTGCACATCATGCGGCTCATCATGAGCGGCGAGATGTCGCCCGTGATGATGGCGGCGCTGGTCACCGGCCTGCGCGTCAAGAAGGAAACCATCGGCGAGATCACCGCGGCCGCGCAGGTCATGCGCGAGTTCTCCACCAAGGTCAACGTGGCCGACCGGGCGCACCTGGTGGACATCGTGGGCACCGGCGGCGACGGCTCGCACACCTTCAACATCTCGACCTGCTCGATGTTTGTCGCCGCCGCGGCCGGCGCCAAGGTCAGCAAGCACGGCGGGCGCAGCGTCAGCAGCAAGAGCGGCAGCGCCGACGTGCTGGAGAGCCTGGGCCTGAACATCAACCTGACCCCCGAGCAGATTGCCCAGTGCATCGCGCAGGTCGGCGTCGGCTTCATGTTCGCGCCGAACCATCACCCGGCCATGAAAAACGTGGCGCCGGTGCGCAAGGAGCTGGGCGTGCGCACCATCTTCAACATCCTCGGGCCGCTCACCAACCCGGCCGGCGCGCCCAACATCCTGATGGGCGTGTTCCACCCGGATCTGGTCGGCATCCAGGTGCGCGCGCTGCAGCGCCTGGGTGCCGAGCATGCGCTGGTGGTGTACGGCAAGGACGGGATGGACGAGGTGTCGCTGGGCGCGGGTACGCTGGTGGGCGAGCTGAGAAACGGCGAAATCACCGAGTACGAGATCCACCCCGAGGATTTCGACCTGCCGATGGCCAGCAACCGCGCGCTCAAGGTCGGCGCGCCGGAGCAGTCCCGGGCCATGCTCATGAACGTGCTGGAGAACAACCACGGCGCCGCGCGCGACATCGTGATCCTGAACGCGGGCGTGGCGCTGTACGCGGCCAACGTGGCGGATTCGATGCAAGCCGGTGTCGAACAGGCCCGCAATGCGATTGAATCAGGCGCGGCGATGGCCACGCTGCAAAAGTTGATAGCGGTTTCCAAATCATTCGCGAGCTGA
- the trpC gene encoding indole-3-glycerol phosphate synthase TrpC, which yields MSDILNQIVAVKREEVAAALKRMPLAAMRSDAESRVLTRDFVGALRAKIEAGQAAVIAEVKKASPSKGVLREDFIPADIAQSYAEFGAACLSVLTDRQFFQGSVDALKQARASCQLPVLRKDFMVDAYQIYESRAIGADAILLIAAVLSDAQLAEFEAIARSLDMAVLVEVHDAAELARALKLKTPLIGINNRNLRSFEVTLDTTLALRAAVPPERLLVTESGILTKADVQKMRAAGVHAFLVGEAFMRAAEPGQALAQLFGA from the coding sequence ATGTCCGATATCCTGAACCAGATCGTCGCCGTCAAACGCGAAGAAGTCGCCGCCGCCCTCAAACGCATGCCGCTGGCGGCCATGCGCTCGGATGCCGAATCGCGCGTCCTGACGCGCGATTTCGTCGGCGCCCTGCGCGCCAAAATCGAAGCGGGCCAGGCTGCCGTGATCGCCGAAGTCAAGAAGGCCAGCCCGTCCAAGGGCGTGCTGCGCGAAGACTTCATCCCGGCCGACATCGCGCAGAGCTACGCCGAATTCGGCGCCGCCTGCCTGTCGGTGCTGACCGACCGGCAGTTTTTCCAGGGCAGCGTGGACGCCCTGAAGCAGGCGCGCGCCTCGTGCCAGTTGCCGGTGCTGCGCAAGGACTTCATGGTCGACGCGTACCAGATCTATGAGTCGCGTGCCATCGGCGCGGATGCCATCCTGCTGATCGCTGCGGTGCTAAGCGACGCGCAGCTGGCCGAGTTCGAGGCGATCGCTCGCTCGCTCGACATGGCGGTGCTGGTCGAGGTGCACGACGCGGCCGAGCTGGCGCGCGCCCTCAAGCTCAAGACCCCGCTGATCGGCATCAACAACCGCAACCTGCGCAGCTTCGAGGTGACGCTGGACACCACGCTGGCGCTGCGCGCCGCGGTGCCTCCCGAGCGCCTGCTGGTGACCGAGAGCGGGATTTTGACGAAGGCCGACGTGCAGAAGATGCGCGCCGCCGGCGTGCATGCCTTCCTGGTCGGCGAGGCGTTCATGCGCGCCGCGGAGCCCGGCCAGGCGCTGGCGCAGCTGTTCGGGGCCTGA